The Salvia miltiorrhiza cultivar Shanhuang (shh) chromosome 1, IMPLAD_Smil_shh, whole genome shotgun sequence genome has a window encoding:
- the LOC130998063 gene encoding UDP-glycosyltransferase 92A1-like, with product MQQHIVMLPFMAQGHLIPFLALANQIAQRFPFTITIATTPLNVRYLRTAASTSNPRIHFSDLPFNAADHGLPPDTENTEALPLHLVINLFRASTSLEAAFRALIRDITARDGAPPLCIISDVFMAWANEVARSSATVNVAFTTGGAYGTAAYMSMWQHLPHRCAAADGSFAVPGFPNSRRFHVSQMHRFLRDADGSDPWSRFFQPQIAQSLCSFGWLCATAAEIEPLGLDVFSNYTKRPIWCVGPLISQGMLDRKPSRVIGKHAGREPGISPEKCLEWLDSHPENSVVYVSFGSQNTISQSQMMALALGLEDSRRPFIWAIRPPAGFNSRDEFKPEWLPDGFEQRKQGLVVKSWAPQLEILCHRSTGAFLSHCGWNSVAESLSQGVPIIGWPLAAEQGYNAKMLVEEMGVCVEMTRGLESSISREDVKRVIEEVIGGESKAEEMRKKAAEIGELIRAALTEEGERKGSSLKAIDDFVAALLSLRDNVHC from the coding sequence ATGCAGCAGCACATAGTGATGTTGCCGTTCATGGCGCAAGGCCATCTCATCCCATTCTTAGCCCTAGCCAATCAAATCGCCCAACGATTCCCCTTCACCATCACCATCGCCACCACCCCACTCAACGTCCGCTACCTCAGAACCGCCGCCTCCACTTCCAACCCCCGAATCCATTTCTCCGACCTCCCCTTCAACGCCGCCGATCACGGCCTCCCGCCGGACACTGAGAACACGGAGGCCCTACCCCTCCACCTCGTCATCAACCTCTTCCGAGCCTCCACCTCCCTCGAAGCCGCCTTCCGCGCTCTAATCCGCGATATAACCGCCAGAGACGGCGCCCCGCCGCTCTGCATAATCTCCGACGTCTTCATGGCCTGGGCTAACGAGGTCGCCAGATCTTCCGCCACCGTCAACGTCGCCTTCACCACCGGCGGCGCCTACGGCACCGCCGCCTACATGTCCATGTGGCAGCACCTCCCCCACCGCTGCGCCGCCGCGGACGGCAGCTTTGCTGTCCCTGGATTCCCCAACTCTCGCCGCTTCCACGTCTCTCAGATGCACCGCTTCCTGAGAGACGCGGACGGCAGCGATCCGTGGTCGAGATTCTTCCAGCCCCAAATCGCGCAGTCGCTCTGCTCATTCGGCTGGCTTTGCGCCACTGCGGCGGAGATCGAACCGCTGGGGTTGGACGTCTTCTCCAATTATACTAAACGCCCCATCTGGTGCGTAGGTCCGCTCATCTCCCAGGGGATGCTGGACCGGAAACCGTCGCGCGTGATCGGCAAACACGCCGGCAGAGAGCCCGGAATCTCACCGGAGAAATGCCTGGAGTGGCTGGATTCCCACCCTGAGAACTCCGTTGTGTACGTGAGCTTCGGATCGCAGAACACGATCAGTCAGTCGCAGATGATGGCGCTGGCGTTGGGGTTGGAGGACAGCCGGCGGCCGTTCATTTGGGCGATCAGGCCGCCGGCTGGCTTCAACTCACGGGACGAGTTCAAGCCCGAGTGGCTTCCCGATGGATTCGAGCAACGGAAGCAGGGGTTGGTAGTGAAGTCATGGGCGCCGCAGCTGGAGATACTCTGCCACCGATCAACGGGGGCGTTTCTGAGCCACTGCGGCTGGAATTCGGTGGCGGAGAGCTTGAGCCAAGGCGTGCCGATCATCGGGTGGCCGCTGGCGGCGGAGCAGGGATACAATGCGAAGATGCTGGTGGAGGAGATGGGGGTGTGCGTGGAGATGACGAGGGGCCTGGAGAGCAGCATTAGTAGAGAGGATGTGAAGAGGGTGATTGAGGAGGTGATCGGCGGAGAAAGTAAAGcggaggagatgaggaagaaagCGGCGGAGATTGGGGAGTTGATCAGAGCTGCTTTGACGGAGGAAGGCGAGCGTAAAGGGTCTTCGCTTAAAGCGATTGACGATTTTGTGGCTGCCCTTCTCTCTCTAAGGGATAACGTTCATTGCTAA
- the LOC130998071 gene encoding thioredoxin-like fold domain-containing protein MRL7 homolog, chloroplastic — MAFSIVNRQTLISPVNITSILFAPTRAKISTSFTTSVSYPSFPSQLPNHIVRRLSCNAALSNSDQNPDKSPTQNLKSERRRKTSRQTSKEPKKEGKNPEDLYPGIIPKKPRRGRRSEAAAVEDYIRGSLEQTLESIRKQNPEVLEKMQNFMKEKAASDDDTSDDEDGVDIGEKEMVVEEEDPDWPLDAEVGWGIRASEYFDQHSIKNVVGEDGTEIDWEGEIDYGLVKEINCLEWESFAFHPSPLIVLVFERYNRASDNWKVLKELEKAAEVYWKAKDRLPPRTVKLDINIEKDLAYALKVRECPQLLFLRGNKILYREKDFRSADELVQMIAYFYYNAKRPSCINDEALSSPQHNR, encoded by the exons ATGGCTTTCAGCATAGTAAATCGTCAAACGTTGATTTCTCCTGTAAACATTACTTCTATCCTTTTTGCTCCTACACGGGCCAAGATATCAACTTCTTTTACAACTTCTGTTTCATATCCGAGTTTTCCGTCACAACTTCCCAATCACATCGTTAGACGCCTCTCATGCAATGCCGCATTGAGTAATTCTGATCAAAATCCTGACAAAAGTCCTACCCAAAATCTTAAATCGGAGCGCAGACGGAAAACGTCACGCCAGACATCTAAAGAGCCGAAAAAGGAAGGTAAAAATCCAGAGGATCTATATCCTGGAATCATCCCAAAAAAGCCAAGGCGCGGTCGTAGGAGTGAAGCAGCAGCGGTCGAGGATTATATACGTGGCTCACTTGAACAGACGCTGGAGTCAATCCGGAAGCAGAATCCAGAAGTTCTGGAGAAAATGCAAAACTTCATGAAGGAAAAAGCTGCCTCTGATGATGACACCTCTGATGATGAGGATGGTGTCGATATAGGCGAAAAGGAGATGGTGGTTGAGGAGGAGGATCCGGATTGGCCTCTGGACGCCGAGGTGGGGTGGGGGATCAGAGCCTCCGAGTATTTTGATCAACACTCCATAAAGAATGTGGTAGGCGAAGATGGCACGGAGATCGACTGGGAGGGTGAGATTGATTATGGTTTGGTGAAAGAGATCAACTGTCTCGAGTGGGAGAGCTTTGCTTTCCATCCAAGCCCTCTGATCGTCCTTGTCTTTGAGAGATACAACAG GGCAAGTGATAACTGGAAGGTCTTAAAGGAGTTGGAAAAAGCAGCAGAGGTTTACTGGAAAGCTAAAGATCGATTACCTCCTCGA ACAGTGAAGCTGGATATAAATATTGAGAAGGATTTAGCGTATGCGCTCAAAGTTAGAGAATGCCCACAGTTACTATTCTTACGCGGAAACAAGATATTGTATAGAGAGAAAG ACTTTAGGTCGGCGGATGAGCTGGTTCAAATGATTGCGTATTTTTACTATAACGCAAAAAGGCCTTCATGCATCAACGATGAAGCTCTCTCTTCACCACAACACAATAGATGA